TGCCGAAGGAGCCGTTCAGGACGGGGTCGGTGGCGTCGTTGATGGCGCGCGGGTTGTCGGTGGTGATGTTGAGCAGGTCGACCGAGAAGCCGAACGGGTCGTTGTTGTTGACGCCGTTGCTGGTCAGCAGGTCGTTGATGATCTTCGGCGAGTCCCAGCCGTCGTTGTTGCGGTCGCTGCCGGTGTGGTCGGAGATCAGGAAGAGCCCGCCGCCGTTCCGGACGAAGGTCATGACCGCGGTCTTCTCGGCCGCGCTCAGCCGGATGTTCGGTTCCGGGATCACGAAGGTGTCGAAGTTGGCGAGGTCGAGCGCGCCGCCGGTGCCGTAGGTGATGGTGGAGCCGGACGGGAGGGTCTTGAGGCTGTACTGGCCGGTCTTCTGCAGGGCGACGCCCCAGGCGGAGAGCGCGCCGGTCCAGCTCTTCTCGGTGGTGGGGCTGGGGTTCTGGGCGAGCGGGTCGGGCTGGCTGGTGCTGATGATCCAGTCGGCGTTGCCGGCGGTCTCGGCCTTGCTGTTGTCGAACAGCACCCGGTGGGGCGTGGTGCTCAGGGTGTGCACGGCGGTGGCGGAGGCCGGGGCGGCGGTCGCGGCGGTGGCGGCGGTGGCGGCCGGGGCGAGGGTGGTGAGGCCGGCGGCGAGCAGCGCCGCGCCGGAGAGAGCCGCGACGGTTCGAATACGGATCGTCATGTGCCGTTCCTCCGTGGGGAGTTGAGGTTGTCGGCGCCCGAGTTTTCGCGCGTAGAACGTGAGTATCCGCGCGTAGAGCGACCGGTGACAGCCCTGGGAGGTGACGAAGCACTGTACGGGTTGTGACGATCTCGCGGCGGGCGGAAACCGAACCGTAATTGCGCATGACTTGCAACTGCGTGCGTCCAGACGGAAAGATGGCCCGGCTCCGCCTGCTCCGCCGAAAGGACACCAAGATGACCGCCCCCCGCTGGCGCGACCGGCTCACCCGTGAGGAGTGGATGCGCCTGGCCGGAATGGGCGGGTTCATCCTCGCGCTGCACGTCATCGGCTGGTTCACCCTGCTCGCGCTGGTCGCGCCCGAGCGCTACGACGTCGGCGGCCAGGTGTTCGGTGCGGGCATGGGCCTGACCGCCTACACCCTCGGCATGCGGCACGCCTTCGACGCCGACCACATCGCCGCGATCGACAACACCACCCGCAAGCTGATGGGCCAGGGCAAGCGGCCGCTGTCGGTCGGCTTCTGGTTCTCGCTCGGGCACTCCTCGATCGTCTTCGGCCTCTGCGCGCTGCTGGCCTTCGGCATCCGCTCGCTGGCCGACCAGGTCGAGGCCGACGACTCGACGCTGCACGAGATGACCGGCCTGATCGGCGTCACCGTCTCCGGCACCTTCCTGCTGCTCCTCGGCCTGATCAACCTGGGTGCCTTCAACGGCATCCTCAAGGTCTTCCGCAAGATGCGCGAGGGCGAGTACGACGAGGCCGAGCTGGAGCGCCAGCTGGAGCGGCGCGGGCTGATGAACCGCATCCTCGGCCGGGTCACCCGGGCCGTCACCAAGCCGTGGCACATGTACCCGGTGGGCCTGCTGTTCGGCCTGGGCTTCGACACCGCCACCGAGGTGTCCCTGCTGGTGCTGGCGGGCGGCGCGGCGGCCTTCTCGCTGCCCTGGTACGCGCTGCTCACGCTGCCGATCCTGTTCGCGGCCGGGATGAGCCTGCTGGACACCATCGACGGCTCGTTCATGAACTTCGCGTACGAGTGGGCCTTCTCCAAGCCCGTCCGCAAGATCTACTACAACCTGACCGTCACCGGGCTCTCGGTGCTGGTGGCGCTGGTCATCGGCTCGATCGAGCTGATCGGCCTGCTCGGCGAGAAGCTGGACATCACCAGCGGGCCGGTCGCCTGGATCGGCGCGCTGGACCTCAACTTCGTCGGCTACGCCATCGTCGGACTGTTCGTGCTCACCTGGGCCGCGGCGATCGCCTACTGGAAGTTCGGCAACGTCGAGGAGAAGTGGTCGGCCGGGCTGGCGGCCGGCGCCGCGGCCGAGTCCGAGTAGCGACGCACGGTCAGGCGGGACCGAGGGGCGGTGACCGGGGTCTGGTCGCCGCCCCTCGGGGTACCCGGGATCAGCGCAGCGCGGCGAGCACCGCGTCGGCCATCACCTTCTCGCCGGTCGCGTTCGGGTGGAACGGCACGGCGGGCGAGCCGGGCAGTGCGCCCTCGATCCAGCGGTCGTCCGAGCAGACGTCGTGCCCGCGGGTCGGCGTCGCCGTGTCGACGTAGGTCGCGCCGCCGGCCGCCGCGGTGGCCTTGAGCGCGGCGTTCAGCTTGTCGAGGACGCCGTGCATGTACTCGACGTCGCCCGGGGTGACCGGCTGGCGCAGGATGCAGGTGGAGCCGTCGGCGGGCAGCACGGAGGGGTAGCCGACCAGCAGCACCTTGGCCCTGGGCGCCTTGGCGTGGATCTGCCGGAGGGTGGTGGCGATCTGCGGGGCGATGGTGTCGGTGATCCGCTCGGCGAGGTCGTCGTTGCCGTACTGCCAGGACCAGGTGCGCCAGTCCCAGTAGCCGTGGTGGTAGACGTCCTTGCAGGGCGTGCCGAGCGGGTTGACGACCGCTCCGGCGATGCAGGTGGCGACCAGTTCGCCGAGGCCGAGGTCGCTGGCCGCGAGGTCGTTGCCGCCGATCCCGAGGCTGACCAGGTCGGTGTCGGGGGTCAGCGCGTCCAGCTGGGGGTCGTTGACCCTGATGAAGGCGTCGTACTGGGGCTGCGTCATCGCCTTGACCTTGGCGGCGGCGCAGGTGACGTCGGTGTACGCGCCGGCGTCGAGGGCCGCGGCGACCAGGTGGCCGTAGTTGTGGTCGGAGCGCAGGCAGAGGCCGGCCGACTGGCCGGGCACGCCGGCGCCGGCGGCGTAGGAGTCGCCGAGCGCCACGTAGTGCTTCGGGGCGGGGGTGGCGGCCTGGGCGCTGGTCGAGGTGAGTGCCAGTGCGGCACCGAGGGCGACCGCGGCGAGGGCGGTGGAATTCCGGAGGTGCCGGGATTTCCGGGCAGGGCGGAGCACGGTTCCTCCTGGGGGAGAGAAACGACGGGTGGGGGTCGTGCCGAGCCGGGCCACAGCTACTCGCAGGTAAGTTACTGCCAGGTTTCGCGCCCGTCCATGCTTTGCGCAGAAATTGCCGAAATTCCGTCAGATGAGAGTCGCCGACATTTCGAATTCCGCTCCACCGCGTATCGGAGGTATTTCCGAAACGCGGTGGAGCGGAATTCGTGCACTCGCTTGTCACCGGCCGGTCGGGCGGCCCCCGGCCGGCGGGTACAGTGCGGGTGCAGAGCGCGCCGCCGACCACGAGGGGTACCAGGAACCGATGAGCCGCCGAGACCGCGACCGCGACGGTGCCGCCCGGGGCAGTGAACGGAGCAGCGAACGGGCCGGTGGCCGGAAGCGGGGCGCCGCCTCCCCGGTGACCGTCACCGTCTGCCGCGGATGCTGCTGCGGCACCGAGGCGAAGCACCCCGGCGTCGACCACGCGGGGCAGTACGAGCGGCTGCGGACGGCGGTGGGCTCGGCGGGCCGGGTCCGGGCCGTCAAGTGCCTGGACGTGTGCACCCAGTCGAACGTGGTGGTGGTCGGCCCCTCCAGCGAGGGCCGGGCGGCGGGCGGCCGGCCGGTCTGGCTCGGCTTCGTGCTGATGGACGAGATGATCGACGACATAGCCGCCTGGGTGCAGGCGGGCGGCCCGGGCCTCGCCGACCCGCCCGGTCTGCTCGACCTCCAGCTGATCTCGGTCTCCCGCCGGGTCCGCGAGGCGCTGCCCGACTGACCGTCGGGCTGTCGGGTCGTCTGATCCGTCTGATCGTCGGGCCGTCCGATCGTCACCCGAGGACCGCTCCGCCACCCGCACCACTACCATGACCGGTGGCGTCGAGCAGGTTCCGCGCGAGGGAGGAAGACGATGACGACGGTCTGCCGCATCTGCGCGGGCACCGGCCGGACCGCCGGCCTCAGCTGCCGCACCTGCCAGGGCACCGGCACCACCGAGGTGGGCGGCGGGGGCGGCAACTGCTTCCTGTGCGACGGCACCGGCGTGTACGTGCGCTACCGGGTGGATGCGACCGGCGCCAAGCACGCCTACCGGGACGAGATCTGCCGCACCTGCGACGGCACCGGGAACCGCACCGCCACGCAGTGGGACGAACCGTCCTGACCCTGCGGCACGTTCCTCCTCCGGAGGGCCGGACCCGAAGCACCCTCAGCGAGCTGGTCCGGCCGGGGCCATGATCCGGTGTCGGGTCGACGTGGACACGTCCTTTACCGAACCATGGTCGAACATTGGTGTTCGAATGGGGGATGCGCTGCGGCCCGTTCATCCCGCGGTCGTGTTCGATCCACGCACCGCTGACAGAGTCCCGCGCATGGATATCCCCAACATGGGCGTGCCGGCCAAGCTCGCCGACCGCATGAGCATGGCCGAGCAGCACGAGTACCTGCGGGCCCGTTTCTCCCGCCGCCGGATGCTGCGCGCCGGGGCCGTGACCGTCGGCGCCGTCGCCGTCGGCGGTGCCCTGGGCAGCGGTACCGCCTTCGCCGCTCCCGCCGGTCCGCAGCTGCTGACGGGCGGCACGACGGACGGCATCGACGGCGCGCTGGTCGCGCCGATCGGCCGTCACCTCCAGTTCGGCCCCGAGCCGGACACCCAGTTCCGCGTCTCCTGGCAGGTCCCGGCGCCGGTCAAGAAGCCCTTCCTGCGCTTCGGCAAGCACCCGTGGGAGCTGAGCCACAAGGTCCAGGCCGAGGTCCGCGCCCTGCACACCCCCGCGCTGACCCCGACCGGCCAGCCGGTGGACCAGTACTACCTGCACGTGGCGCTGGAGGACCTGCACCCCGACACCACCTACTACTACGGTGTCGGCCACGACGGCTTCGACCCGGCCTCGCAGCAGCAGATCTCCACCCTGCACACCTTCCGCACCGCGCCCTCCCGCGACCACCGCTGGGGCAAGGTGTACGAGCCGTTCACCTTCACCGCCTTCGGCGACCAGGGCGTCAGCTCGCACGCGGCGGGCAACGACCACATCATCAAGGCTCAGAAGCCGGCCTTCCACCTGCACGCCGGCGACATCTGCTACGCCGACCCGGCCGGTTCCGGCACCGACCCGGACAAGTCCGTCTTCAACGCGAAGACCTGGGACGACTTCCTGGTGCAGACCGAGACGGTCGCCGCCGAGATCCCGTGGATGGTCGCCTACGGCAACCACGACGTCGAGGCCTGGTACTCGCCCAACGGCTACGGCGGCGAGAACGCCCGCTTCTTCCTGCCGAACAACGGGCCGGACCCGCGCGCCGTCCCCGGCGTCTACACCTTCCGCTACAAGAACGTCGGCGTCATCTCCCTGGACGCCAACGACGTCTCCTACGAGATCCCGGCCAACCTGGGCGTCTCGGCGAACAAGCAGACCGCGTGGCTGGAGCGCACCCTCAAGGACCTGCGCAGCGACGAGACCGTCGACTTCGTCGTGGTCTTCTTCCACCACTGCGCCTTCTCCACCACCGTCGCGCACGCCTCCGAGGGCGGTGTCCGCGAGGCCTGGGTGCCGCTGTTCGAGAAGTACCGGGTGGACCTGGTCATCAACGGCCACAACCACATCTACGAGCGCACCGACGCCATCCTGGGCAACAAGGTCTCGAAGCAGGTGCCGAGCGGCGCCACCATCGAGCCCGAGAAGGACGGCGTGGTCTACGTGACCGCGGGTGCGGCCGGCCGCAGCCTGTACAAGTTCGACGTGCCGGACACCTACGAGGGGCACGAGAACCACCAGGACGAGGTCAAGACCTACTACTGGGGCAAGGGCCGGGTGAAGGTCCCCGAGACCATCCAGTGGTCGCGGGTGCGCTACACCGGCTACTCCTTCATCAAGGTCGACGTCACCCCGGCGCGCCTGGGCCAGAAGTCGGTCATGAAGGTCACCGCGCTGGCCGAGGACGGCACGCAGATCGACAACTACTCGATCCTGCGCAAGGTCGGCGAGGGCTGGGACTCGGGCCGCGACGACGACGGCGAGGGCGGCGGCTGGGGCTGGTAGTCCCCGAACGCCCGTACCGGGCCCCGGCGTCGAGGAGACCTCGGCGCCGGGGCCCGCTGCTTCAGCGGCGCGGCCCGTACATGATCACGGCGACCCCGGCCAGGCAGACCAGCGCGCCCAGCACGTCGTAGCGGGTCGGCCGGAAGCCGTCCACCAGCACGCCCCACAGCAGCGAGCCGGCCACGAACACCCCGCCGTACGCGGCCAGCACCCGGCCGAAGTGGCTGTCCGGCTGCAGGGCCGCGACGAAGCCGTACGCCCCGAGCGCCACCACCCCCACCCCGGCCAGCCACCACGGCCGTTGCTCGCGCACGCTCTGCCAGACCAGCCAGCAGCCGCCGATCTCGGCGAGCGCGGCGAGCAGGAACAGGGCGACGGAACGCAGGACGGTCATGGGCCGAGCCTACGGATCAGACCTGGCGGTACGTCGCCAGGAAGCGACCGATCCGGTTGATGGCCGTCTCCAGGTCGTCGGCGCGGGGCAGGGTGACGAAGCGGAAGTGGTCCGGGCGCGGCCAGTTGAAGCCGGTGCCCTGGACGACGTGGATCTTCTCGCGCAGCAGCAGGTCCAGCACGAACCGCTCGTCGTCGACGATCCGGTGGACGGCCGGGTCGAGCCTGGCGAAGGCGTACAGCGCGCCCTTGGGCTTGACGCAGCTGACGCCGGGGATCTCGTTGAGCGCCTTGACCGCGATGTCGCGCTGCTCGGTCAGCCGGCCGCCGGGCAGCACCAGGTCGTTGATGGACTGGTGGCCGCCGAGCGCGGCCTGGACGGCGTACTGGGCGGGCACGTTGGGGCACAGCCGCATGCCGGAGAGCATGGTCAGGCCCTCCAGGTAGTCGGTGGCGTGCTGCTTGGGCCCGGAGACGACCAGCCAGCCGCTGCGGAAGCCGGCCACCCGGTAGGCCTTGGAGAGCCCGTTGAAGGTGAGGGTGAGCACGTCGTCGGCGAGGGCGGCCAGGCAGTGGTGCTCGGTGTCGTCGTAGAGGATCTTGTCGTAGATCTCGTCGGCCAGGACCATCAGCTGGTGGCGGCGGGCGAGGTCGAGGATGCCCTCCAGCAGTTCCTTCGGGTAGACGGCGCCGGTGGGGTTGTTGGGGTTGATGACGACGATCGCCTTGGTGCGGGCGGTGATCTTGGCGGCGATGTCGTCCAGGTCCGGGTACCACTCGGCCTCTTCGTCGCACAGGTAGTGCACGGCCTTGCCACCGGCCAGCCGCACCACGGCCGTCCAGAGCGGGTAGTCGGGCATCGGCACGAGCACCTCGTCGCCGTCGTCCACCAGCGCGGTGACGGCCATCTGGATCAGCTCGGAGACGCCGTTGCCGAGGTAGACGTCGTTGACGGTGACGCCCTGGACCCCGCGCTGCTGGTAGTACTGCACCACCGCGCGGCGGGCCGGCAGGATGCCGCGCGAGTCGCTGTAGCCGTGCGCCTTGGGCAGGTTGCGGATGATGTCCTGGAGGATCTCCTCGGGCGCCTCGAAGCCGAACGGCGCCGGGTTGCCGGTGTTCAGCCGCAGCACGCTGTGCCCGGCCTCCTCCAGCGCGTTGGCCTGGTCGACCACCGGGCCGCGGATCTCGTAGCACACGTCATTCAGCTTGCTGGACTGCCGAAACTCCATCTGCGGCCTCCCGACCGTCACCACCGCTCCGCTGCTTCTGCTTTGTTCTACCAAGTTGGCACTTGGAAAGTCCAACCTCTTGGCTATGCTGATCCACATGTCACGCCGAAGCTACGACCAGTACTGCGCCGTCGCCCGCGCCCTGGACGCGGTGGGGGAACGCTGGAGCCTCCTGATCGTCCGTGAACTCCTCGGCGGCCCGCGCCGCTACACCGACCTGCACGCCGACCTGCCCGGCGTCTCCACCGACATCCTGGCCGCCCGGCTCAAGCAGCTGGAGGGCGAGGGCCTGGTCGAGCGGCGCCGACTGGAACGGCCCGCCAACGCGACGGTCTACGAGCTGACCGGACGCGGACGCGAACTGCGGCCGGTCATAGCGGCACTGGGGGAGTGGGGCCTGTCCGCCCTCGGCGAGCAGCGGCCCACCGACGCGGTGCGCGCGCACTGGTTCACGCCCCGGAAGGCGGAGGGCGAGGCAGCGGCCGTCGCGGGGTGACGGCTGAGCGGGGGCCGAGCCGGGCGGGGGTGGGAGCAGGGGTGGGGCGGCGGCAAGGCCCCCGTCGCCGGCCGCCGCCCCGTGGGCACGAGCATGGCGCGGGCCGGTAAGCGAACGGTCGGCGCGCGATGAGCGCCGTGGTCAGGGCCTCGCGTCGGTTCTCGCGGGCCCTCGCTGCCGGGTGCTGCGAGCGCGGTCGTACGATCGTCGGACCGCGAAGCCAACCCAGGAGAGCGGAGACCAGTCCGTGCCCACCACCATCCGCAGTTACGCCAGTTACGTCGCCGTCGGTGACTCCTTCACCGAGGGCATGTGCGACGACCTGCTGCCCGACGGCCACTACCAGGGCTGGGCCGACCGGGTCGCCCGGGCCCTGGCGGCGGAACACGCGGAGCACGCGGAGCGGGCGGAGCGGGCGGAACCGGCAGGGCAGTCGGGGCAGGCGGGGCAGTCCGGGCCGGCGGACGGCGGCTTCCGGTACGCCAACCTCGCCGTCCGCGGCAAGCTCATCGGCCAGATCCACGCCGAGCAGCTGGCCCCCGCCGCCGCCATGGGCGCCGAACTCGTCACCCTGGCCGGCGGCCTCAACGACGTGCTGCGCCCCGGCTGCGACATCGACCGGGTCGAGCGGCTGCTCGGCGACTGCGTGCGCGAACTGCGCGCCGCCGGTTCCACCGTCGTCCTGTTCACCAGCACCGACCCCACCCGGCGGATGGCCGGCAGCGCCCGGCTGCTGCCCACCATCCTGCGGATGAAGGGCTTCGTGCAGGAGCTCGGCCGACAGGACGGCATCGTCGTCGTCGACCTCTTCTCCGCGCCCTGCTTCGACGACCGGCGGCTCTGGGCCGAGGACCGCCTGCACCTGTCCCCCGAGGGCCACCGGCGGGTCGCCGAAGGCGTACTGGAAGCACTCGGCCGCCCCGCCACCTTCGACTGGCGTGCCCCGCTGCCCGCCGCCGCCCCGCCCGGCCGCACCGAGCGGCTGCGGGACGACGCCCGCTGGCTGCGCAGTCACCTCGGTCCGTGGATCGGCCGCCGGCTCACCGGCCGCTCCTCCGGCGACGGCCGCCCGCCGAAGCGGGCTGAGCTGCTGCCGTACGGCTGAACTGCTAGGACACTCCGGACTCCGGCTCCAGGACCAGGCTCGCCATCGGGGAGTGGGTGGTCCAGCCGAGCGCGGTGTAGAGCGCCCGGCCCTCCGGGGTGCCGACCAGCACGCCGGTGCGGGCGCCCGCCTCGTACGCGGCGGACTGCAGCGTCCGCATCACCACGGCGCCCAGGCCCCGGCGGCGGAACTCGGGTGCGGTGGTGATCTGGTCCGGCACGGCCACCGGGCCGGCCAGGCCCGCCTGGCCGCGGGCGGCCAGGTGCCCGGCCTCGGTGCGCACCAGCACCCGCAGGACGCCGCCCCGCTCCCAGGTGGTCACGGTGTGGCCGGCCGGGACCGCGGGCCGTTCGGGGGCGAGCGGGACGGTCATCAGGAAGGCCGGGCCGTCCAGCCGCCACCGCGGGCCGAGCCAGGGGCGCACCATGGCGTCCTCGGCGAACAGCTTCAGCCAGGTGGTCGGCGCGGTGGTGGCCTCGGCGATCTTGCGGACCTCGGCCTCGGTCGGCTCGGGCAGCACGTGCCGGCCCACCTCGCGGTCGGGTGCGCCGACGTCGATGGTCCAGCCCCACGGCTGGTCCACCGGCTCGGCGGCGCCGCGCGAGACGGTCCAGCCCGAGACCCACATCCGGACCAGCTCTCTGATGTCCGGTTCCGTCATGGCTGTCCACCCCGTGTTCCGTGCGCTACGTGTAATAGTCCCTGATGCCTTGTGCATCTTACCGATGCGGGGGCGGCCTGCCCAGCCCAGTAGAATTTCCGGGTTCACGGCGTCGCCCCGGCGCCCAGCTGGTGGAAGGACCCCGGAACGTGCGCGAGACCGAGTCGCCGCAGGACCCCACGGCGGCCGCGCCGACCCCGCTCCACGCCGACTGCGGCAGT
The genomic region above belongs to Streptomyces sp. 1331.2 and contains:
- a CDS encoding (2Fe-2S) ferredoxin domain-containing protein — protein: MSRRDRDRDGAARGSERSSERAGGRKRGAASPVTVTVCRGCCCGTEAKHPGVDHAGQYERLRTAVGSAGRVRAVKCLDVCTQSNVVVVGPSSEGRAAGGRPVWLGFVLMDEMIDDIAAWVQAGGPGLADPPGLLDLQLISVSRRVREALPD
- a CDS encoding purple acid phosphatase family protein is translated as MDIPNMGVPAKLADRMSMAEQHEYLRARFSRRRMLRAGAVTVGAVAVGGALGSGTAFAAPAGPQLLTGGTTDGIDGALVAPIGRHLQFGPEPDTQFRVSWQVPAPVKKPFLRFGKHPWELSHKVQAEVRALHTPALTPTGQPVDQYYLHVALEDLHPDTTYYYGVGHDGFDPASQQQISTLHTFRTAPSRDHRWGKVYEPFTFTAFGDQGVSSHAAGNDHIIKAQKPAFHLHAGDICYADPAGSGTDPDKSVFNAKTWDDFLVQTETVAAEIPWMVAYGNHDVEAWYSPNGYGGENARFFLPNNGPDPRAVPGVYTFRYKNVGVISLDANDVSYEIPANLGVSANKQTAWLERTLKDLRSDETVDFVVVFFHHCAFSTTVAHASEGGVREAWVPLFEKYRVDLVINGHNHIYERTDAILGNKVSKQVPSGATIEPEKDGVVYVTAGAAGRSLYKFDVPDTYEGHENHQDEVKTYYWGKGRVKVPETIQWSRVRYTGYSFIKVDVTPARLGQKSVMKVTALAEDGTQIDNYSILRKVGEGWDSGRDDDGEGGGWGW
- a CDS encoding HoxN/HupN/NixA family nickel/cobalt transporter, translating into MTAPRWRDRLTREEWMRLAGMGGFILALHVIGWFTLLALVAPERYDVGGQVFGAGMGLTAYTLGMRHAFDADHIAAIDNTTRKLMGQGKRPLSVGFWFSLGHSSIVFGLCALLAFGIRSLADQVEADDSTLHEMTGLIGVTVSGTFLLLLGLINLGAFNGILKVFRKMREGEYDEAELERQLERRGLMNRILGRVTRAVTKPWHMYPVGLLFGLGFDTATEVSLLVLAGGAAAFSLPWYALLTLPILFAAGMSLLDTIDGSFMNFAYEWAFSKPVRKIYYNLTVTGLSVLVALVIGSIELIGLLGEKLDITSGPVAWIGALDLNFVGYAIVGLFVLTWAAAIAYWKFGNVEEKWSAGLAAGAAAESE
- a CDS encoding pyridoxal phosphate-dependent aminotransferase, which gives rise to MEFRQSSKLNDVCYEIRGPVVDQANALEEAGHSVLRLNTGNPAPFGFEAPEEILQDIIRNLPKAHGYSDSRGILPARRAVVQYYQQRGVQGVTVNDVYLGNGVSELIQMAVTALVDDGDEVLVPMPDYPLWTAVVRLAGGKAVHYLCDEEAEWYPDLDDIAAKITARTKAIVVINPNNPTGAVYPKELLEGILDLARRHQLMVLADEIYDKILYDDTEHHCLAALADDVLTLTFNGLSKAYRVAGFRSGWLVVSGPKQHATDYLEGLTMLSGMRLCPNVPAQYAVQAALGGHQSINDLVLPGGRLTEQRDIAVKALNEIPGVSCVKPKGALYAFARLDPAVHRIVDDERFVLDLLLREKIHVVQGTGFNWPRPDHFRFVTLPRADDLETAINRIGRFLATYRQV
- a CDS encoding GNAT family N-acetyltransferase, whose amino-acid sequence is MTEPDIRELVRMWVSGWTVSRGAAEPVDQPWGWTIDVGAPDREVGRHVLPEPTEAEVRKIAEATTAPTTWLKLFAEDAMVRPWLGPRWRLDGPAFLMTVPLAPERPAVPAGHTVTTWERGGVLRVLVRTEAGHLAARGQAGLAGPVAVPDQITTAPEFRRRGLGAVVMRTLQSAAYEAGARTGVLVGTPEGRALYTALGWTTHSPMASLVLEPESGVS
- a CDS encoding YnfA family protein — its product is MTVLRSVALFLLAALAEIGGCWLVWQSVREQRPWWLAGVGVVALGAYGFVAALQPDSHFGRVLAAYGGVFVAGSLLWGVLVDGFRPTRYDVLGALVCLAGVAVIMYGPRR
- a CDS encoding SGNH/GDSL hydrolase family protein, with protein sequence MLRPARKSRHLRNSTALAAVALGAALALTSTSAQAATPAPKHYVALGDSYAAGAGVPGQSAGLCLRSDHNYGHLVAAALDAGAYTDVTCAAAKVKAMTQPQYDAFIRVNDPQLDALTPDTDLVSLGIGGNDLAASDLGLGELVATCIAGAVVNPLGTPCKDVYHHGYWDWRTWSWQYGNDDLAERITDTIAPQIATTLRQIHAKAPRAKVLLVGYPSVLPADGSTCILRQPVTPGDVEYMHGVLDKLNAALKATAAAGGATYVDTATPTRGHDVCSDDRWIEGALPGSPAVPFHPNATGEKVMADAVLAALR
- a CDS encoding SGNH/GDSL hydrolase family protein, with protein sequence MCDDLLPDGHYQGWADRVARALAAEHAEHAERAERAEPAGQSGQAGQSGPADGGFRYANLAVRGKLIGQIHAEQLAPAAAMGAELVTLAGGLNDVLRPGCDIDRVERLLGDCVRELRAAGSTVVLFTSTDPTRRMAGSARLLPTILRMKGFVQELGRQDGIVVVDLFSAPCFDDRRLWAEDRLHLSPEGHRRVAEGVLEALGRPATFDWRAPLPAAAPPGRTERLRDDARWLRSHLGPWIGRRLTGRSSGDGRPPKRAELLPYG